A genomic window from Silene latifolia isolate original U9 population chromosome Y, ASM4854445v1, whole genome shotgun sequence includes:
- the LOC141632410 gene encoding protein FAR1-RELATED SEQUENCE 6-like, protein MVFTVLTGVDHNKKTVTFAAGLLNFESQDSFEWIFKKFLEAMGKQQPQCVITDQCPGIKKACPNVFKHSVHKYCMWHIMQKMPKVERAICNDMEFMTDINAVVWDADLEPEEFEQNRKTVIEAYGMQSNRWLKYVFAIRQKWIPSYFRDLPLAISSGLKATLEPLSSSG, encoded by the coding sequence atggtgtttactGTGTTGACCGGTGTAGACCACAATAAGAAGACGGTAACTTTTGCAGCTGGGTTACTTAACTTCGAGAGTCAGGATTCATTTGAGTGGATTTTTAAAAAATTCCTCGAAGCAATGGGGAAGCAGCAACCTCAGTGTGTAATTACAGACCAGTGCCCTGGAATTAAAAAGGCATGCCCAAATGTCTTCAAGCATTCTGTGCACAAAtactgcatgtggcatatcatgcagaAAATGCCTAAGGTGGAAAGGGCAATCTGCAATGACATGGAATTTATGACCGACATAAATGCCGTTGTTTGGGATGCCGACCTCGAACCAGAAGAATTTGAACAGAACCGGAAAACTGTTATTGAAGCATATGGTATGCAAAGCAACCGGTGGTTGAAGTATGTATTTGCAATAAGACAAAAGTGGATACCGTCTTACTTTCGGGATCTGCCTCTAGCTATTTCAAGCGGTTTGAAAGCCACTTTGGAACCCTTGTCGAGTTCTGGATGA